A stretch of DNA from Candidatus Hydrothermales bacterium:
TTATTTCTTCAAGCTCATAAGGTCTTCTCTTTATTGCTTCTAAGATTTCCTCAAAAGTAATTAAGTCTTCACTTGGTTTCTGTTGAGGAAGATAAATAACTTGAGCTTTCTCACTTATTTTTCTAGCAAAATCTAGTGGTTTGTCGTATGGAGGCAACCTAACCCAACTTTCAGCCGGGGGTCTATAAGGGGTATTTATGTAAACTAAGTGAGGGTCAAGCCTTTTCACAAAATCATGTAAGTTTTTTATGTCTTCTTCAGAATCGTTTAGACCTTCTATGTACATAATTTCAAGTTCATATCTTCCCTTAAATTCTTCTCGCATTTTTATAAGGCCCTCTTTTATTTCCTCATACTTTATATCAGGATGCGGTCTTGATACTTTTAAGAAAGTCTCTTCAGTTCCTGCATCAAGGGAAGGACAAAAAATGTCGATATTTTTAATCTCATCCCTTACTTCTTTTCTGTTAAGAAAGGGTGCATGAGTTAGAAGAGCTATTTTCTGATTTGGTAAAAGAAGTTTTAGTTTATCAATCATCTCTCCTAATCTTGAATAAAGAAGTGGTTCTCCAGAACCTGAAAAAGTTAAAACAGAGGGATTAAACCTTTTGACACCTTCTACTACCTCATTTACTACTTCATCAAAAGGTACATACTCTTTTCTTTCATTTGTAAGTCTTTGAGTTCTTCCAAGTTGGCAGAAGACACAATTAAAGTTACAAGTTTTAAGTGGCAAGAGATCTATTCCTAGTGATTTCCCCAGTCTTCTTGAGTTTACAGGTCCGTAAATATATTTAAATTTCAATTAAAATTTTGGATACCCTACTGGAATAATATAAATTGGTTCGTATTCTATCTCAAGAATTTTTTTGATTTTATCATCTTCAAAGGCACCTACGGGACAGGAGGCAAGGTCAAGATAAGTAGCGCATAGCATCAAGTTTTGTGCAGCATGTCCTGCATCAATATAAACGTATCTTTCACCCCTTTTTCCATATCTTGAGGTTGTTCTTTGGAAGTCTGCGGCAATTATAAAAACTACAGGGGCATCTTTAATAAAATCTTGTTCATAGGAAAATTCAGATATTTTATCTCTCAGATCACCCTCTTTTATTTTTATAATTGAATCCTCTTCTGGCAAATACCTAAAAAGGCCCTCCTTATTACAAAAGAATATTTCAAGGGGGTATCTTGCTCCTGCTGAAGGAGCTGCCCTAAGTCCATATTCTTTTTCTGTTATTCCATAGGTAGCCCAGAGCAGAGCAGAGATTTCCTCTATATTCAATTCTTTTTTGGAGTCAAATTCCCTTTTAGTCCTTCTTTTTTCCAAAACCTTAATAAAATCTATATTTTTAATTATGGGCCCCTTTAATTTTATTCTGTTCATGTCCTTATTATAAAATAATTTATGATAAAATTTCTAATTTTTCTTTTTTTTGATTTAAAAGCCTTTTCTTCTGGCTTATCAAATGTAGGTTACTCTTTCCCCTTTTCTCTTTTATTTGAAGAAGATCTTTTAAGACCCTATTTTTCTATTAACACCTTACAGTATAAAAGGGGAATATTTTTAAAGGATGGTTACTATTCTTATTCATCTGGATTCAACATAGATTCAATTAACTCACTCCGTTTTACGCTCTCATCAGAATTTTATCAAGGAAAAGCAAAAGAAACTGATTTTTCCCTTTTAACTGGCACAAAGATTTTATCTTTTCTTTTTGGATACTTAGGCTTTTACGGAGTTATAGAAGATGATCTGCGTCTTATTTCTGGTCTTAGATCTAAAATCCAAAGTCCTCTTTATAAAAGTTTCTTTGAGGGCTTAATAATTGGTCCTGGTGTAAAAGGATTTAATTTAAAATTTATATCAAGAGTTTTTATTACAGAAATTAAAACTTTTAAGAATGTGAGTGTCCAAGCTTTGAGTTTTTCTTTTGGTAAGTTTCAAAAACTTCAAGGTGGTTTTGCCACTGAATTTATAATTAGAGAAAAGATTTTGCCGGGAATTGGCGTCACATGGACAGAAGGAATGCAACCATACCCTTCTATTTTTTTATCCTATTTCACAAACTTCATAGAAAAAACAGACTATTTACTTTCTGCCTCAATTAATTTTCTTCCCAAAAACGATATTAGATATTCTTTTTCTTTTAATGTCTTGATTGGGGACGAAAAGTGGAAAGAAAAGGAATTAAGAAAAAAGAAAATTGAGATGGAAAATCTTAAAAGGCTTATTGCGGAGTCTGAACAAAAATTTAAAGAGGCACAGAAAATTTTTGAGGAAACATCTAAGCTTAACCAAGAAATCGAAAGAAAAAAAAGAGAGATTGATTCTTTAAAAAATATCTTAGAACGTGAAAAGGAGGAGGTAAAAAGGTTGAGAGAGGAGGCTTTAGAAGCTTTAAGGAAAATAGAGGGTTTAAAGATCCAAGAGGAAAAAGAGTTTATTAAAATAACTGCAACTGAAAAGGCTGTTCATTTTGAAATAGGGGGAACAGGTTTAACTGTGGAAAGTATTTTAACACTTAAAAAAATAGCTAATTTCTTAAGGACTTATCCACGCTACAAGGTAAGAGTTGAGGGTCATACAGATAATATTCCAATAGGTCCTCTTTTAAAGTCAAAATTTAAGGATAATCTTGAACTTTCAAAGGCAAGAGCTAAGGCGGTTTGTGACTATTTTATTTTGGTTGAAAACCTATCAAATTTAGAGTTTGAGTATGAGGGATTTGGGGATAAAAGACCAATAGCCTCTAACACTACAGAGGAGGGTAGAGCTCAAAATAGAAGGGTTGAAATAATAATAGAGAAAAAATGAGTTCTTTGATAAAACTTTTTCTTAGATGGAAAAAGAGTTTTTTTATCGGACTTTTTGCTCTTTTTATTGTAGATGGGGCGCAGCTTATATTACCGCTTGTCATAAGAGAAGTAATTCAAGCTATTGAGAAAAATAAGGAGTTTTTCACATTTTTGAAATATTCAATTTTTATTCTCATTTTGTCAATTTTTATTCTCATATTTAGGTTTTTTTGGCGCTACTATATATTGGGGGCAGCTCGAGAAATAGAGGCTTTTTTAAGGAAGAAACTTTATGATCATCTTATAATGCTTCATCCTAACTTTTTTAGCAAAAAGGGCGTTGGAAATCTTATGGCTCATATAACTAATGATCTTGAGGCTATAAAAATAGCCTCTGGCATAGGGATGGTCGCCTTTTTTGACTTTTTGATAATGGTAACTTTTTCTTTTATTATTATGTTTTCAATTTCACCTAAATTAACTCTTTTTGTTCTTGTACCTTTTCCCTTTCTCTCATTACTTATGATTTTCATAGGACCTAAAATTCATAACTCTTTTAAAAAAGTTCAAGAAAAATTCTCAGATTTAACTGAAAAGTCAAAGGAAATTGTTAGTTCTATAAGGATAGTTAAATCTTTTGTTTTAGAAAAGAGTAAACTTAAGGAGTTTTCAGAAGAAAATGAGAAATATTTGAAAGAAAATTTAAATTTAGCCTTTATTTATGGAATTTTTGAAGCTTTAATAATTTTCATATCAGGTCTTTCAATTTTTTTTCTTTTGACACTTGGAGGAAAGAAAGTATTAGACAAGGATCTTAGTCTTGGTGACTTTGTAGCTTTTATATCTTATCTTGATCTACTTGTATGGCCTGTTATGGCGTTAGGTTGGACTTTAAATGCCTTTCAAAGGGCCTCAGCTTCAATGAGTAGAATTAATGCCCTTTTTTTAGAGAAAAATGAGATAGAAGATGGTTACCTAAAAATTGACGAAAATTTAAAGGGTAAAATTGAAATTAAAAATTTGAGCTATAGCTTAAATGGTAGGACTGTTTTAAAAAATATAAATATTACGATTGAACCTAAAAAGATTATTGGTATAACAGGAAAGCCCGGTGGAGGGAAATCAACGCTTTTATATCTTCTCTCAAGAATATATGATCCTCCAGATGGTACTATATTTATAGATGGCATAGACATAAAAAATTACAGAATAGAGGATCTTAGAGAAAATGTTATTTTAGTTGAGCAGGAGCCCTTTATTTTTTCAGCTACAATAAAAGAAAATGCTCTTATTGGTTGTGAGTTTGATTTACCTGAGAGTAGAATTTACGAGGCTCTAGAGTTTTCATGTTTAGAAAGGGACATAAATGACTTTAAGGAGGGGATTTCTACTGTTGTAGGAGAAAAAGGTGTTACTCTTTCTGGGGGTCAGAGGCAGAGGTTAAGTCTATCAAGGATTTTCTTTAAAAAACCAAAGATTTTACTTATTGATGATGCCCTCTCTTCCCTTGATTTTGAAACAGAAGGTAAAGTTTTTGAGAACATTTTAAGAGAATTTGAAGGTATAACGTTAATTTTAGTTTCAACAAGAATAAAAGTTTTGATGAAATGTGATGAAGTTCTTGTTTTTGAAAAGGGAGAAATTGTTGAAAGAGGTACTCCTTTTGAACTTATAAACAAGGGTGGATTTTTCAGTGCTCTTTACGAACTTCAAACAGCCCTGATGAGAGAAGAAATAAAAACGTAATGGAGGATATAAAGCTTCTTCGCTATATAGTAAGATTTGTAAAACCCTATTCAACTCTTTTATTTTTAGCTTTTATAGTTCTTTTAGTTACAACGGCTTGTGATATGTTTTCTCCGATAATATTAAAAGAGACCATTGATAGGGGTATCATACCCTTTTTAAATAATGGAGAAATAAGAAAGCTCTATAAGTATTCAATAATCTATTTACTCTTAGTTTTGCTATCTTCTTTAAGTACCTATTTTTTTATAGTGCTTGTTAACTATATAGGAAACAGTGTAATGATGGATATAAGAAACAGGTTGCTCGATAAGATACTTTCTCTTAAGTTATCTTTTTTCGACAGAAATTCTGTTGGAAAGATCGTAACGAGATTAACAAATGATGTTCAGTCTTTAAATGAGTTTTTTTCTTCAGTTCTTGTTTATCTTTTAAAAGACATTCTTCTTCTTTTTGGAATCTTTTTTGTTATGTTAAAAATGAATACCTTTTTAACTCTTTCAATTTTAATTTTAGTTCCCTCTCTTTTTTATGTCTCTAATAAATTTAGAAGAGTTGCAAGAAAGGCTTATGGAGACATAAGAAAATATATTTCTGAAGTTAACACCTTTGTTCAGGAAAGTTTTTCGGGAATAAAAACTATAAACATTTTTAAAAAAGAAGACTTTTTTAAAGAAAGGTTTGGTAGGATTAATAAGAATCTTTTAGAGGCAAATATAAGGCAGGTTAAAAGTCTTGCGATTTTTAGACCACTTGTTGATTTTCATGAATTTCTGTCTATTTCCTTGATAATTCTTATATCTGGACCTATGATTGTAAGCGGAAATTTTACGATAGGTTCTCTTGTAGCCTTTATTTCTTATGTAAGAATGTTTTATAGACCAATAATGGATCTTTCAGAAAAATATAACATTTTTCAATCAGCTTTAGCAGCACTTGAAAGGATTGACGAAATTTTCAGAGAAATTCCAGAAGTAAAAAGTACTGGAATTGTAAAAAAAATTGAAGGAAATATTGTCTTTAAGGACGTTTATTTTTCTTATGAGGAAAAAGGTGAGTGGGTTTTAAAGGGAATCTCCCTGGAAATTAGAAAAGGTGAAAAAGTTGCTCTTGTCGGTCCAACTGGTTCAGGAAAAAGCACAATTATTAATTTGCTTTTAGGTTTTTATCCAGTGCAGAAGGGCAAAATCCTAATTGATGGAATCGATATAAAAGACTATGATCTTAAAACTTTAAGAAACCAAATAGGAGTTGTTTTACAAGAAAACTTTATTTTCGAGGATACCCTTTTAAATAATATAAAGCTTTATGATAGTATTCCAGATGAGAAAATCAAAGAGGCAATTAAAAGGAGTTATTTATCGTATCTAATTGAAAGGCTACCAAAGGGTTTAATGACAAAGATAAGTTCTAACTCACTTTCTGTTGGTGAAAAGCAGCTTGTTGCGATAGCCAGGATTTTTGCTTTCGATAAAAAGATTGTAATTTTAGATGAAGCGACAAGTAACATTGACTCTTATACAGAGTACCTCATTTACAAGGCAATTGAAGAACTTTTGAAAGATAGAACTTCAATAATAATAGCTCATAGACTTTCAACAATTAAAAACTGTGATAAAATAGTAGTAATTTTTAAGGGAAGAATTGTTGAAATGGGGACTCATCAAGAGCTTCTAGAAATGGACGGGTTTTATAGTAAATTACTAAAAGTTGGAAGACTGGACGTTATTGTTTAATGGGTTTCTTTGACTTTTTATATCTTTACTTCTGCATAATTTTGACTTCTTTTATAGCATTTATTCTTATTTATCTTAAATTTTTTGAAAATAATTCTTTTTTCACTATTGTATTTGTTGGTTCAGCTGTTTTTTACAATTTGGGTTTAAAGGGTGCTTTTGCCGTTATTTTTTTTGTTTTTTCTTCCTTATTTTGGGGTTACTTTAGGAAAGAGAAGCATCCAGCGCGAAACTACAAGCAGGTTTTAGCAAATGGTTTAGTTCCTGCAGTTTTGTCATTCTTTGATTATCATCTTTTTCTCTCTTCACTATCAGCAGTTCTATCAGATACCTGGTCCAGTGAAACAGGGATTGCCTTTTCAAAAAATGCATACACCTTAAAGGGTTTTAAAAAGGTAAAACCTGGTACAGAAGGTGCTGTTTCACTTATAGGAACGATTATGGGAGCGCTTGGTGCCCTTATTTTTTCTTTTTTTTCCCTTAAAACTTCCTATATTCTACCAATTTTTATTTCGGGCTTTTTAGGAAATATTCTAGATTCTATTTTAGGTTCATATTTAGGGGGAAAGTTTAAAATTTTTACCTCAGATTTTATTAATTTTTTAATAACAGTTTTTTCTCCCTTGGTTTTCTTCGTCCTTATTAAGCTTAAGTAAGTATTCATAGGCATCCTCTTTAAAGCTGTAGTATCCCCTTATTAATCTAACTTTTTTAAAACCAAATTTCTCATAAAATTTTATAGCTCTTTCGTTTGTAACTCTTACTTCCAAAAAGATATAACTTTTAAGTTCTCTTTTTGCTTTTTTTATAAGGTCTTCTAAAAGAATTTTGCCGTATCCCATACTTTGAAAGTTTTTTCTTACTGCAATATTTTTTAGGTGATAACTTTTTTCGTACTCGCCAGCTATTAAGTAGCCTATTATCATTCCATCAAGTTCAAGAACTGTAAAGTAGTTTGCTGGGTTTTTTAATTCATAAATAAAAGAGTAGATGGACCAAGGATCAGGAAAAACTTCTCTTTCGATTTTTAGTATTTCAGGTAAATCCCTTAATTTTGCCTTTCTCAATAAGGGATTTTTCATAGGGCAAAAATGAATAAAGAGGTTTTATTTTTTCGTAATCGGCTGTTCTTATTACTTTATCTTTTTTTTGTTCGTAAAATTCATAGATTAGAAAAGGATCTAAAATTATTAGGTTATAGTCATAGTTTATTTGTGCTGGTTCAAATGTAAAAAGAGGAATATCTGGGATAAGCTCTTTTACGATATAAATTTTACTGTCACCTTTTTTTCTAAAAAGAAAGCCTTCACTCCCTTTTTTTAAAAAAATACCGTAGTTCGAAAATTTATTAGAGATCTTATGTTCTATAACGTCAAAGGTAACGAGGGGAACTATTTCTATTTTTCTGGGAATAGCAATGCCAAGAGCAAGGGAAAGTCCGACTCTTAAGGAGGTGAATCTACCAGGTCCTATTGTTATGATTATAAGTTCAACGTTATTAAGATTTATTTCATTTAAAATCTCAAAGAAAAAAGTTGAGTGATTTCCTTCTTTTCCTGAATAATAAACTTTAAAGGTATTTTTTTCTTTAATTCCAATTGATGGAAATTTAGATGAACTTTCGATAACTATTTCTGACATAGAACTACATATAGACCGTTCTGAGAAGCGATAAATAGATAGGGCAGGTTCACAAAGCCCGATTCTACTCCTGAAAGAGGGAGATTTTCTGAGTAAAAATGGATTCCCTCTGTATTCGTATAAACTAACTGGACTGAATTGGGGTTAAATAGCCCAAACACTTTTTTAAGATTTTTTATCATTTTGACGTTTTCTGTATATGAAAGAACATAATTAAGAATTGGTTCTACATATGGGTCGGTGATATAGTATAAAAGCAGATAGTATGGAGGTGGAGAAGGATTAAAAGAATTAATCAAAATGTAGCTTCCTTGTATTTTTATGTTTGTTAAATTTGAAAATTGAGTACTCTTTTTAAAAAGTGAGTAAGGATTTTCTGGTAAGTTTAAAGAAAAAGCTTCAAGGTAGTTACCACCAACTAAATATAAGTTATTATATCCTATATCTCCATCCAAGACTTGAAAACTTGTATATATACTATTTATTTCTGCAAGTGTGTCAGAAATTATTTTTAAGATTTTAAAACCGTAAAGTGTTACGACATATATATAGTTTTCATAAAATAAAACTTCTCTTATAGATCCTGAGCTTAATGAAAATTCATCTAAAAAAGTTAAATCAAGGTTTTCTTTTTTATACAGTCCTAATTTTTTTGGTCCACCACTTCCATATAGAACAAAAATGTAAGGCTTTTTATAATAAACCCTGAACGAAAAATTGGGTAAATCAAAACTTTTAAGATAAATGAGATTTCCGAAATTTTCAGCATATATTTCAAGTTTATTTGGGGCTTTTAAAGCAAAAACCGTATCATGAAATACTTCTATATCTTTATAAAGGCCTTCTATTGAATTTAATAATATTAATTTGGTTTTTTTTACATTAAATTTCCAGATGTTACCAGTTGCTGAATCCCCTTTAGTGTCATATACCTTTACTTGCCAAAAATACTTTAATCCTGGTGTAAGTGAATCAATTATCTTATAAAAAGTGTCTCTTGTTATGATATTTAAAAGGGGATTTATAAAAAAGCTACTTGTATCTAACCTAATTCTAAAATTGAGTGAATCACCATCAGGATCAAAGGAGTAGTAAGATAGTCTTGGAGTGTAATCCACATCAACACTTCCATCAGGAGGTGAAGGATTTGATGGTGGCATTGGTTTACGATTTAAAGGAGGTGTTAAAAAAAAGTAAATAGATGATGTATCCTTAAGTCCAAGGATATCTGATACTATAACCTGCCAATAATATTTTTTGTTTGGAATTAAATTTTCAATTGTAAAGATTGTATCCTTATAATTTTTGACGATTGGTTCTTTAAATATGGGGTAGGGAAATGTATCTAAGTGAATAGTGTAAAGTAAAGTATCAAAAGTGTCTTTATCTTTTCCACTATATATAAAGCTTACTTTATAACTATTAAGAATTGCCCCTGAGTCAGGTTTAATAAGTTTAATTTTAGGTGGATGGTTTGATGAGTAAATTATAAATTTAACATCTTTTGATCTACCAACATTACCTGCAAAATCAAGTGCTTTAGCATATACAGTATGTACAGATGAGTCTTTACTTGTACTACCATCCCATAAAAACTCTCCGTAGCTACTTTCTTTTTTTCCAATTGAAAATCCATCAACAAAAACTTCAATGTAGTCTATCCCTTCGTTGTCCTCTGCTTTTACTTTTATTTTTATAGTATCGGGGAAAAAAGTCTCATTTTCACTTGGGGAAATAATCCATATTCTTGGAGGTTCTTCATCTTTTCTTTTACATAACGAAAAAAGATATATAAAAATTATAAACAATAAAAGCTTTTTCATATTTTTAATTTTAAATTAGGGTAAAGAAATTTGTAAACCAGGTAGTCTGATAAAACGTTAAAAAGGTAATTTCTTGTTTCTTTATAGGGAATGTTATAAAAGATAGAAATATTGTCTTTTGGTAAAAATTCGATCCAATTTTTTACTGCTTCATTTCCAGCGTTATAGGCACAGATGCCAAAATAAAGTCCAAAAGTATCAATTAAAGACTTTAATATTTTTGAACCAATTTCTATGTTATCCTCTAATTTGAATAAGTTGAACTCTCCCTCTTTAACTTTTTTCGCAGTTTCCTCTATTATTTGCATGATTCCTTTTGCGCCTCTTGGAGAGATAGCTAATGAGTCAAAAATTGATTCTCTTCGCATTAAAGCGTATAAAAGTGCAGGATCTAAGCCGTATTTTTCCGATAATTTTAAAACAATATCTTCATATGGTGTTGGAAATAAAATTTTTAAAAATTCTTCATCGAAACAGGTGTCTCCCCTTTCTCTTAGGAAATAGTAATATTTTCTCGCAAGAATTGTGGAAAGATAAAAATTTTTGTTTTCAAAGAAGAACTTTGATAAATATAAAAAATTTTCCTTCTTTTCTATACTTTTTATCTTTTCTTCAATATCATCAATTAGATTTAACTCAAGTAAAAGTTTTATAGTATCGTATAGTGGTTTTGAAGAACTGTCTCTCAGGATAGCTTTAATGCTAGAATCAGGACTTATACAAGGAGACTTATGCTGAAGATAAAAGAAAGAAAGGGGATGTTCTCTTTTAATTTCCTCGAGAATTTTCTCGTCTCTTTTTATAGTATATTCAAGATACATTGCTTTTAGCTCTTTCTTTTCAACAGCGTCTAGAAGTTTTATGACTCTTTTATAATCCCCTTTATCGTAATAAAAGTAAATAATCTCCTCATTCAGAACATTTAGTTTATCAAATATTTTTTCAATTTTTTCTTTAAAGGTATTACTTTTAAGATAAATCAGTCTTAGTTCTCTGAGGGAAGGTTCTAAAAAATGCGAGTTTGCATTAGTATTTCTAGAAAAAGACTTAATTGCTCTTAGAGTATCTCCCTGATATAAAAAACTTATTCCCTTATAGAAGTTAACAAGATCTTTTTTTTCGTATCCACCTAAAAGTGAACTTTTAAAAAACTCTATAGCTTTTTTATAGTTTTTAAGTTTATAGTAGGCGTATCCTATTAAATAATTTAGCTCTGGATTTCTAATTTTTTTGTTTTTAGTTTTTTTTATCATTTCTTTCCACTTTTCTTGAGCGTATAAAACCCTTATTATATCAAGAATTGGCTTTTCTCTTTTTAAGGCTATTTCGAGTGCTTCAGGACTTTTACTATATTTTTTTATTATACTTTTTTCTATTTCTTTACTTTTTTTATAATTTCCTATTTTTCGGTAAAATTTTGCCTTTAGATACAAAATTCTTATTTCTCTTTTAGTTGAAAACTTTTTATGTTTTTTTTCTAAAGCTTCAAAAAAAGAGTCACTATCAGAGATTTTTTCAAGATGTCTAATGAAAGCTTCCTCAAATAATGGAGAGTCTTTATAGTTTTCAATTATTTTTTTGTATTCTCCTTTTATAAATAGTTCTTTTTCTGGAAATTTTAAAATCA
This window harbors:
- a CDS encoding radical SAM protein gives rise to the protein MKFKYIYGPVNSRRLGKSLGIDLLPLKTCNFNCVFCQLGRTQRLTNERKEYVPFDEVVNEVVEGVKRFNPSVLTFSGSGEPLLYSRLGEMIDKLKLLLPNQKIALLTHAPFLNRKEVRDEIKNIDIFCPSLDAGTEETFLKVSRPHPDIKYEEIKEGLIKMREEFKGRYELEIMYIEGLNDSEEDIKNLHDFVKRLDPHLVYINTPYRPPAESWVRLPPYDKPLDFARKISEKAQVIYLPQQKPSEDLITFEEILEAIKRRPYELEEIKKLTKMSEKELREELLKEVEKGTLKVTIIEDKEFYFYRK
- a CDS encoding SagB/ThcOx family dehydrogenase, with the protein product MNRIKLKGPIIKNIDFIKVLEKRRTKREFDSKKELNIEEISALLWATYGITEKEYGLRAAPSAGARYPLEIFFCNKEGLFRYLPEEDSIIKIKEGDLRDKISEFSYEQDFIKDAPVVFIIAADFQRTTSRYGKRGERYVYIDAGHAAQNLMLCATYLDLASCPVGAFEDDKIKKILEIEYEPIYIIPVGYPKF
- a CDS encoding OmpA family protein produces the protein MIKFLIFLFFDLKAFSSGLSNVGYSFPFSLLFEEDLLRPYFSINTLQYKRGIFLKDGYYSYSSGFNIDSINSLRFTLSSEFYQGKAKETDFSLLTGTKILSFLFGYLGFYGVIEDDLRLISGLRSKIQSPLYKSFFEGLIIGPGVKGFNLKFISRVFITEIKTFKNVSVQALSFSFGKFQKLQGGFATEFIIREKILPGIGVTWTEGMQPYPSIFLSYFTNFIEKTDYLLSASINFLPKNDIRYSFSFNVLIGDEKWKEKELRKKKIEMENLKRLIAESEQKFKEAQKIFEETSKLNQEIERKKREIDSLKNILEREKEEVKRLREEALEALRKIEGLKIQEEKEFIKITATEKAVHFEIGGTGLTVESILTLKKIANFLRTYPRYKVRVEGHTDNIPIGPLLKSKFKDNLELSKARAKAVCDYFILVENLSNLEFEYEGFGDKRPIASNTTEEGRAQNRRVEIIIEKK
- a CDS encoding ABC transporter ATP-binding protein, with translation MIKLFLRWKKSFFIGLFALFIVDGAQLILPLVIREVIQAIEKNKEFFTFLKYSIFILILSIFILIFRFFWRYYILGAAREIEAFLRKKLYDHLIMLHPNFFSKKGVGNLMAHITNDLEAIKIASGIGMVAFFDFLIMVTFSFIIMFSISPKLTLFVLVPFPFLSLLMIFIGPKIHNSFKKVQEKFSDLTEKSKEIVSSIRIVKSFVLEKSKLKEFSEENEKYLKENLNLAFIYGIFEALIIFISGLSIFFLLTLGGKKVLDKDLSLGDFVAFISYLDLLVWPVMALGWTLNAFQRASASMSRINALFLEKNEIEDGYLKIDENLKGKIEIKNLSYSLNGRTVLKNINITIEPKKIIGITGKPGGGKSTLLYLLSRIYDPPDGTIFIDGIDIKNYRIEDLRENVILVEQEPFIFSATIKENALIGCEFDLPESRIYEALEFSCLERDINDFKEGISTVVGEKGVTLSGGQRQRLSLSRIFFKKPKILLIDDALSSLDFETEGKVFENILREFEGITLILVSTRIKVLMKCDEVLVFEKGEIVERGTPFELINKGGFFSALYELQTALMREEIKT
- a CDS encoding ABC transporter ATP-binding protein — encoded protein: MEDIKLLRYIVRFVKPYSTLLFLAFIVLLVTTACDMFSPIILKETIDRGIIPFLNNGEIRKLYKYSIIYLLLVLLSSLSTYFFIVLVNYIGNSVMMDIRNRLLDKILSLKLSFFDRNSVGKIVTRLTNDVQSLNEFFSSVLVYLLKDILLLFGIFFVMLKMNTFLTLSILILVPSLFYVSNKFRRVARKAYGDIRKYISEVNTFVQESFSGIKTINIFKKEDFFKERFGRINKNLLEANIRQVKSLAIFRPLVDFHEFLSISLIILISGPMIVSGNFTIGSLVAFISYVRMFYRPIMDLSEKYNIFQSALAALERIDEIFREIPEVKSTGIVKKIEGNIVFKDVYFSYEEKGEWVLKGISLEIRKGEKVALVGPTGSGKSTIINLLLGFYPVQKGKILIDGIDIKDYDLKTLRNQIGVVLQENFIFEDTLLNNIKLYDSIPDEKIKEAIKRSYLSYLIERLPKGLMTKISSNSLSVGEKQLVAIARIFAFDKKIVILDEATSNIDSYTEYLIYKAIEELLKDRTSIIIAHRLSTIKNCDKIVVIFKGRIVEMGTHQELLEMDGFYSKLLKVGRLDVIV
- a CDS encoding DUF92 domain-containing protein, producing MGFFDFLYLYFCIILTSFIAFILIYLKFFENNSFFTIVFVGSAVFYNLGLKGAFAVIFFVFSSLFWGYFRKEKHPARNYKQVLANGLVPAVLSFFDYHLFLSSLSAVLSDTWSSETGIAFSKNAYTLKGFKKVKPGTEGAVSLIGTIMGALGALIFSFFSLKTSYILPIFISGFLGNILDSILGSYLGGKFKIFTSDFINFLITVFSPLVFFVLIKLK
- the rimI gene encoding ribosomal protein S18-alanine N-acetyltransferase encodes the protein MRKAKLRDLPEILKIEREVFPDPWSIYSFIYELKNPANYFTVLELDGMIIGYLIAGEYEKSYHLKNIAVRKNFQSMGYGKILLEDLIKKAKRELKSYIFLEVRVTNERAIKFYEKFGFKKVRLIRGYYSFKEDAYEYLLKLNKDEENQGRKNCY
- a CDS encoding Ig-like domain-containing protein: MKKLLLFIIFIYLFSLCKRKDEEPPRIWIISPSENETFFPDTIKIKVKAEDNEGIDYIEVFVDGFSIGKKESSYGEFLWDGSTSKDSSVHTVYAKALDFAGNVGRSKDVKFIIYSSNHPPKIKLIKPDSGAILNSYKVSFIYSGKDKDTFDTLLYTIHLDTFPYPIFKEPIVKNYKDTIFTIENLIPNKKYYWQVIVSDILGLKDTSSIYFFLTPPLNRKPMPPSNPSPPDGSVDVDYTPRLSYYSFDPDGDSLNFRIRLDTSSFFINPLLNIITRDTFYKIIDSLTPGLKYFWQVKVYDTKGDSATGNIWKFNVKKTKLILLNSIEGLYKDIEVFHDTVFALKAPNKLEIYAENFGNLIYLKSFDLPNFSFRVYYKKPYIFVLYGSGGPKKLGLYKKENLDLTFLDEFSLSSGSIREVLFYENYIYVVTLYGFKILKIISDTLAEINSIYTSFQVLDGDIGYNNLYLVGGNYLEAFSLNLPENPYSLFKKSTQFSNLTNIKIQGSYILINSFNPSPPPYYLLLYYITDPYVEPILNYVLSYTENVKMIKNLKKVFGLFNPNSVQLVYTNTEGIHFYSENLPLSGVESGFVNLPYLFIASQNGLYVVLCQK
- a CDS encoding transglycosylase SLT domain-containing protein; this translates as MILKFPEKELFIKGEYKKIIENYKDSPLFEEAFIRHLEKISDSDSFFEALEKKHKKFSTKREIRILYLKAKFYRKIGNYKKSKEIEKSIIKKYSKSPEALEIALKREKPILDIIRVLYAQEKWKEMIKKTKNKKIRNPELNYLIGYAYYKLKNYKKAIEFFKSSLLGGYEKKDLVNFYKGISFLYQGDTLRAIKSFSRNTNANSHFLEPSLRELRLIYLKSNTFKEKIEKIFDKLNVLNEEIIYFYYDKGDYKRVIKLLDAVEKKELKAMYLEYTIKRDEKILEEIKREHPLSFFYLQHKSPCISPDSSIKAILRDSSSKPLYDTIKLLLELNLIDDIEEKIKSIEKKENFLYLSKFFFENKNFYLSTILARKYYYFLRERGDTCFDEEFLKILFPTPYEDIVLKLSEKYGLDPALLYALMRRESIFDSLAISPRGAKGIMQIIEETAKKVKEGEFNLFKLEDNIEIGSKILKSLIDTFGLYFGICAYNAGNEAVKNWIEFLPKDNISIFYNIPYKETRNYLFNVLSDYLVYKFLYPNLKLKI